The genomic DNA GCGCTTTTTCCATCCGATCTTCGGCATCCATGAGGATTTCTTCCATTACTTTCCTCCTTCTACAGTGGTTCCCACTTCTTCACCCATGACCACGCGGTCCAAATTCCCTCGGGTGAACATATTGAAAACGACGATGGGCATATTATTGTCCATGGCCAAAGAAATGGCCGTGGAGTCCATAACCCGGAGCTGGCGTTCCAATACGTCCATATAGGTCAGTCGGTCAAATTTGACGGCATCCTTGTGCTTCATGGGGTCTTTGTCGTATACGCCGTCGACCTTGGTCCCCTTGATAATCGCCTCGCATTTGAGTTCCATGGCCCGAAGCGCGGCGGCGGTGTCCGTAGTAAAATACGGATTACCGGTTCCTGCTGCGCAAATGACGACGCGGCCTTTTTCAAGATGGCGCACGGCACGACGTCGGATATAAGGTTCACAGAC from Desulfovibrio inopinatus DSM 10711 includes the following:
- the pyrH gene encoding UMP kinase, with protein sequence MDKLRYSRVLFKLSGEALAGPAEYGVDPATITGFCEEIAKTVEKGLQLSLVIGGGNIFRGVSSSAAGMERSSADYMGMLATVMNALAVQDALEKQGLQTRVLSAISMREVCEPYIRRRAVRHLEKGRVVICAAGTGNPYFTTDTAAALRAMELKCEAIIKGTKVDGVYDKDPMKHKDAVKFDRLTYMDVLERQLRVMDSTAISLAMDNNMPIVVFNMFTRGNLDRVVMGEEVGTTVEGGK